DNA from Marinobacter sp. SS13-12:
AACCCCGCGAACTTCCCTTCTCCATCCGTGTCAGGCCCAGACTGACCAGCGCCTTGAATTCAGCCTTGTCCTTACCAAGCTCACCGTTTTGTTGCAGCTTCTCTCGGATCCCCTGGTTAACCACACCACGGGTTTCGTTATCGGGCACCATCAACAGAGTCTCGGAACGATCTTTGGCACTCATGCCGGCATAGTCATCGATAACGCGATTAACCAACGCTCCTCGGTCAGCCTCTTCGTGAATCCGTCCTGCGACGTTCTTCATGGCCTTGGCCGCATGGCCTATCATCGCGTCTTTCACGGCCTGCAGGAGCAACGGACTGTTCTTCTGCCGCTGAATCTCTGTCATCTGCGCCGTCTTCATTCCACCTCGCACCAGCTGGGCAAATGGCTTACCCCACTCCACGGCTCCAATCTGAGCATGGTCACCAATCAGCGCGACACGAGCGCCTTCTTTTCTCGCAAAGGTCAAAAGATCGGCCATCTGATTCGCGTTCACCAGAGAGCCCTCATCCACTACCCAAAGCTTCTTCTGATCAAGACCCTTGCCGCCCTTACCCTCTTCCTCTCTGGCCATCGTAAACAAGTGGCTGGCAAGCGTTTGGCTTCGAATTCCCGAGCCCTCCATTAAAGAGTCACTGGCTGAGCCAGTTGGCGCGAAACCACGAACCGAATAACCTTTGTTTTCGGCAACCTCTCGCACCGCAGACAGCATGTAGGTCTTGCCCGTCCCGGCATAACCCTGCACCCCTACAACCCGATCTTTGCCATTCAGGATCGTCTCAGCGGCCTCCTGCTGGCCCTTCGTGAACCCCAGAGACTGGCCAAATTCCTTCACTGCCCCTTTACCGGAAATCGGCTTTAATTCGTTCTGACCCGTCTTCACCAGATCTACTATGTACCGCTCTTTCTTCAGCGCCTGTGGCGTCGTCAGATAGGCCTCGTCCTTATCAATGCCGGTGGCATGAAGCAGCACTTTCTCCTGCTTTAAATCGACGATCGCTTTCTCAACATCCTTAATACTGTGATGGCCAATACCCCACGCCAGCGTCATTTTTGTGAGCTCACCCTGAGAAAATACCGCCTCGCGCTCAGCCAATTTCTTATAGGCAAAAATGGCGTCGTCCTTGGCCCTTTCCAGTGGTGCCTTATCCAATTCCACTTTGGCCTCCGGTATTTTCGGAACGGATAGGCCCGCTTCCTTCAGCTCCCCGCTCCAACGATCCTGCAACACATCCTCTGTGGTCGATTGCTTGGAATCACGAGTCATCAATGACGCTTGATCCATCGCTTTCGCGCCCTCAAGGCCGCGCTCTTTGGCGGCTGCCTCGATGTCTTTGCGTCGTTTGGAGTAAAGATCTCGCAATTCCGGAGAGACTTCTGCGAGCTCAAACGTGCCGTTCTTACCAGGAACGACGGTGTAACCCAATTCATCCGCCTTGATGGCAAGCTCCGACCGATAGACCTGACCTGCCGCAACGTTCGGGTCATACATCTTGCGACTCTCAATGGAGCGCCAGAGCCCATCGTCTCTTAACGTGGCATTCAGAATCACACTATGGGTGTGCAATTGCGGATCCAGAGCGCGACTGGTGGTGTGGGTAAACGTCGCCGCCGCCAGGTTCTCGGTACGCACAAACTGTGACACGCCATCAGCCGTATTCCTCGCCCCAACCAACTTGTCTTCCACGTAGCCAAGCGCGGTTTTAACCGCATCTTTGTGCGCTTCCATCAGGCGCTCATCGCCGCCCATTAAAGCCATGATCGAAACGGATTTTGGTGCCGAAAACGTAAAATCCCAACCAGGCTTATGCTCTAATCCACCATTGCCGTCAGATCGCCCCAGCACATCGCCAGTGGGCAATCGCCCTTCCAAGGCGTTCTGGAATACTTTTAAATCCACCTCGCCTTCCAGGCCCATTAAAGCCGCTCCTTTACCGACCCATTCGCTCGGGATCGCCTCCTTTTCTCCATTCTCATCTTTGCCGTAGTAATCGGCATCCTTGTAGTAAGAACCGGCTTGTTTCGCGCTTCCTAGCGCCTTGATAGAAAGCATCAGAGAAGTGCTCCATCCACATAGTTATTGGGCTTCGGCTTGCCCGTAGCTTTCGTCTCTGCGTCCTCAATCAGATCTATCTGACCCGATTCCACCTTCGCCGCCGGTACTGCAACCGGTATCGGCCTCAAGTCCCTCGGCACAAAGCCTTCAGCAATCTTTTTGTATGCCTTCCTCTTGAGCTTGAACTGCGCCACTGGGAAAGACCGACCAAGCTTCAAATAACCAACAAGATCCGGCAAAAACTGAATCTCTGTGGGCAAGACAATCGGTCGAACATGGCGCTGGCGATTCAGTGATACCCCGTCCCGAATGTCGTTCACACCGTAAGAAATCCCCTCATTTGTCTCCAACTGCTCGATGCTGCCCAGGCCGAGACTGGCCCACTTCGCGGAACGTTCTTCATTGAATCGGAAGACCGCCCAGGTGGAGCACATACCGGCCAGCGTATCGGCCTCATCCCGCCCATAAATCGAAACCATCTGCGGGTAACTTTGCACCCCCAGCACACCGCACCCGCCAAACTTCCTCGACTGCGCCAGGGTGTCGGTAATGGTGGGCAACCGGTTCAGACTTGGAAGCTCATCAATGAGCAACCAAATTCGCCTGTCCCGACACGGCTCCATCGACAAAATCGCGGACGATGCTGTATCCAACCAAGCCGTGATCAGCGGCTTTACTACGTCCTTCTGATCGTCTTTGCGCGTGATGAAGATCCACTGGTCCCCGTCATCGTTCCTGACCCATTCCTTGATTGAAAAGGTATTACCGCCGTCCTGCAGGTATTTTAGTGGCCGCGTGTAGGTCGCCAAGACAGCCCGGACAGATGACGCCATTTTTTCAGCCCCTTCAGACAGAATTGACGCACCCTCAGTCCCTTTCAAAAAGCCTATGATCTCGTCCAGATCAGTGTTTAGAATCTTATCCACGAGCAACTTGTTAGACCGCTGTGGGTGATCAGCCAGCTTTCTCGCAATGGCCGCAAATACAATTCGCGCCGCAGTCGCCCAGAACGGATCGTTAGACTTCTGATCCGGAATGAACGAGGTCGCCAACTGATCAAATTCGTAATCCTCTTTACACTCAGTCCAGACATCCCACGCTCGGCCCCGTGCATCAAATGGACTAAGAATGACGTCATGCCCCTCTCGGTAGAATGTCTCCACCATCTGACCGGACGGGTCATACACAATGGCCCGCTGGCCACGCTTGCGAATGACCTCTCCCATTTCGTTGTAGGTCACAGACTTGCCGGTACCAGGCGCACCGACAATCAGAAAATGCGCCGGCTCCGACTCTTTCGGAATGGGAATTCGCGCAACCGTCAGCCCATCCGTTTTGGCGCTCCGCTTGATCTCTTTTGTGAGCTCTTTGGGATCCACCAATTTGCCGCCCCGCACAAATTCCTCGTTGGCAAAGTCCTCTCCCGTGCTATTCAAGAATCGCCAAACCACCAGGCCAAAAATAGCCAAGCCAAGAACCCCGAACACGACGCCATACGCCAGCGCCGTGGTGCTTTGATCGAGCGCCCGATGTATCTCTGAATTCCGCAGAAAACCCACCGCAGGGATCGCTCTTCTCCGGCCATCCGGATAAGTAATCGAGACGGTCGCATCCTCGATCTTCAGGCCTTCATATTTCACATAGGCCTCCATATACCCCACCGCTAGAGATCGCTCTATCGGTGTCGTCTTCATCCAGTAAGTCACTGCGAGAGTCGTAATGAACAGAATCACGCACAGCCTGGAGAACTGGACTACGACCTGCCAGATCATCCGGAAGTAATGGATGGTGGTCTGACCGCCCCGCGTAAAGTTGCCGATATTCGAGCCCCTGAAAATACTCATCTATATAACCCCCATCCTTGCGAGCATGGAGCGCGCATCTTCTCGCGCCTCCTCAATAAGACTTTCACTTTGGTTGCCGGCAACCCTCTGAGTAAGACACAGCGCCTGCACACCAATCTTGATTAACGCATCTATCTGGGCCTGGGTGCCTTCACTGGCAGCAACGCCACGCTCAATGAGGATCCGCCACATTTCAGCTTCGGTGGCGATCCCTCGCCTTTTGGCTTCCTGTTTAACAAACGCAATCGTGTCTTCAGACACTCGAATAGAAACAGCTCTCACGGTAGGGGCTCCTTATAGCTTTATATCTTTTCATATACTAATATAAAGCCCGTATGCGCGCCAGCACTACTGAAATCAGGGCACGTACTCGGAAGTGCATACCGCATCGCCCGCAGGGCGTATGCGCTCCATCCCTTGTGCCACAAGGGATGGAGTAAAGCAGCGCAAGCTGCGTAGGGTGTGACGAAACCACGGCGACCGCGTCGCTGAGGCCAAACCCCTGCTCCGTCCTGGTGTTTTAGGCATCAGGATCAAAATCAGTAAACCATGGGTAAACCACAGGTAGACCAGGAGAGTCCGAAATGAGTAAGAATTCAGTATTTATTAAGTCACGGGAAGACACCGTAACGGTATCTGCAAAGGTGCCCCGCTCCCTCAAACTAAGGGCCGATAAATTACGCGACAGTATCCAGGAGATTGACGGCGAACTGTCGTTTGATCTGGCAATGCTGATCCGTGATGCCGTAGAAGAGGCCGTGGAAAAAGGCGAGAGAGAACTAGCCAGGTTACGAAAGACGGTAAAAGAAGAGACAGGCGCAGCATTCGGATCCGCAAACAAAGAACCATCGGCGGAATCCCTATGATCGGCGCGGCCGCCGTCCAGGTGGTCGCGCCCCGCTATAAATTCAGACACAAAAAAAGGGCCTTTCGGCCCTTTCCTCTTCGCCCATTCAGGCGGCTTGCTCCTCCTTCTTGCTCTCATGCTCGGCCAGGTACTCAAAGCACAAATCGTGGGCCTTCTGGGCCAGAGTCGCGGCCTTAAAAAGCGCCTTCTTATCGAAGTCCAGTATCCGGATCCAGTGCGCCAGATAACTTTTATGTTGTAAATCACCCTGTAAACCAATGCGACTACACATCATCCAGCTACCCAGCTCGGCCACAAGCTCTTCAAAGGCGTAGGCATCAGAACCAAACTTACCGATCAGCTCCCGATCTAGCCGGCTCTTGTGACCAGTCGCGTGAACCATTTCATGCAGTCGGGTGCAGTAGTAGTCTTCGCCCTTGGCAAACTGCTCACGGGTCGGCATTTTGATGATGTCCAGCGAAGGGATGTAGCAGGCCTGATCACCGCCGTGGCGGGTCTCAATTGGAAACGCCTGACAGATCGCCTCTGCATCTTCAATCGGGGCCCAGGTTGGCTCTGCCTGTGGCGCTTCAAAGCCGTCGAACTGCTCACGGTTGAACACGGTGAATGCATTCATAACGGCGTAAGATTCTTTCTCGCCAGTGTCGCGGTTTTCCTTTTCCATCGGCTTGAAAAAAATGCAGGTGGTGCCCTTCTCGCCCTTGCGAACAAAAGCGCCTTGTTGCTTGCCCTGCTGAAAGGTCATCCACTCGTTTGAGCGATAGCCCTCTGCGCGTGCGCGCATGGCCAACAAAAGAACGTTCATACCGTTGTACGGCTTGCCTGTTGTGCCATTTACCGGCATCGCAAAACCGTTAGAGGTCCACGGACAAACCCATGGTTTGGTGCCCTCTTTCAGAGCCGCCAGAAACTCAGAAGTGATTTCTTGATAAAGATCGCGCTTTGCCATGGTGGGAAACTCCTAACTCGCCTCGAAATCCGGCGGCGAACCCGGTGCCAGTTGCTTACTGACCATGTGATAATTATCGGTTTTCTCTGGCCTTGTGTCAATCTCTTTGTATACTTCTAAAAGACTAAAAACCGATAAGAATCAGCACTCTTTGTGCATCTTCGTCTAAGGCTTCGCTTGTCTTTTGCACTGTGATGATCTTGATTGTCCGGAGACCGCCGGGATCGGGCAGAGCCCGACTTAGATTTAGCGCGGCTCTGCCGCCACATCGTTGCTGAAGTCTGACCAGGCCTCCCCCTGTCGTGAGATCCCGACCGCCCATCAACCGCACCCGTCGAAGCAGACGCCGGGGCGAGCCTTGCAAGGTGGAACGCAGCGCAGCGAGTAGACCTTGTAAGGATCGTTCCGGTGTCTGAGGGTGCAAAAAGGTTGATGGGGGGTCGGGATCGATCTGCGGGAAGCACTTCACCCCGCTTTAAGAGCGTGTGGCACAGCCACTCGCTCCTGGAGGATCGGTAAACAGTCGCGCAAGCGTCTGTTGATCCGACACCGGGAGCCCGCTTTCAGCGGGCATCCTTCACCGGCCGGAGGTCGGAAGCGCGAGGGATATGGAGGGCGCCAGTCCCGCAACGCGGGATGAGCGAATAGCGAACCCGGAGAAGCCCGCCCCGAAGGGCGCGCCCAGGTTTACGCCTTACTGAGAATGGTCAGTCACTGGCAAGATAAGCATCCACCCCCTCATCGAGATAACTCGGCAAACGATCCTCGGCCTGTTCCTGGAGTAAATCATTCTCCAGAACTTCATCGTTTGCACTAACAATCCGAAAATTCGGAATCACTTCCACATTCGAACTGTGAGACTTCCACTCACCGAATGCAGCGTCCTCGATGGTCAGCAGAAACTTGCCCCCCTCTAACGGCAACTCCCGAATCACGGTGCCCCGTTTCAAAGGCATATCGCCAACAACCTGCCCTGTGTCCCGCAGAAATCTTTTGGTAAACCGAACCTCTTTCCCTCGAAAACTCATGCCGCTGTCTCCTTACGTTGTTGAATCTGGGCCACCAAAGCCCGGAATTGTTTGCCAGACATCGGCCCTAATCGGGCCGGTTTCTGCTTCTTGAAGGCTCGAATTACCGTTCTTGCCAGATGATCACAATGACGCATGGCGATCCCTCCCCGCCCCTCGCACGGCCTCCATACCACGCTTCAGGTCTCGCGTGCTTTCGCACAAATCGAAAAATAAATAGGCGTAACGGCGAGTCACAAAATCACCTAGACTGTCGCGGCGCTTTCCGGCCATACCGAACACCGAATAAGTCGTTGCGGTTTCACTACTGATCGTCACCAACTCGAAAGAGTCGTACATAGCCAGATCCTGAACGCTCCGCAGATAAATCAACGTATCCATTGGAATCTCCTTACCCGCGAGGCAATGCCTCGCGGGACGCGGTGGGTTCAGGCAATGAGCCGTTTAATGTCTTTGGCGAACGGCGAATCCATGGCGTCGAGCCATAGCCGGTTGTAGGCGGTGTAGAACACCGGATCACCTGTGAAACAGGCGAGGCGGGTAAACGCCACCAGCGACAGCGCCATCCCTGCGGTGGCCGCATTAGCTCGAACAGCCCCCAGATTGCGCGGGTTGAACAGCTTCACCCGCTCGGTGATTACCGGCTCCATAAAAAACCCTGCGGAGTCAGTGCCAAGATAGAGCCACTGCGCGCCACGAAATTGAGGTTGCCATTCGGCCATAACCGAAAACACGGTTTGCTCGATTTCAGCGCGGTACGCGCTCAAGTAATGGGGAAAACGGGTCTTGCGGAATTTGAACACGGACGCCGGAGCGTCTGACAAACAGGGTGCGATTGCACTCATGGTGGGTATCTCCTAACTCGCCTCGAAACCGCCGGCGAAACGCGGGGACCAACACTCGTTGACCACCCTCTAATTATCGTTTAACGCGCTTACATTGTCAACTTTTCAAGCATCTTTTCAGCGTGTTAATTGTCGGTGTGGAATCTTTCCCGCCACCAATGTAATCAGCGGATTACTCATGCTCCTGGGCCACTCCAGGTGCAAATAACTGTTTTTAACTACCGAAACCCGAACGTCCAGTTTTGAGGTAGCTACAAAGGCTGTACCGATGACAGCAAGGCTGATCCCGACCGCTTTCATTTCTTGTTTCACAATTCCTCTCCTTGAGAAAGTGGGGGCCAAACATCGGCCCCCGAAGGGTTACTTGATGTGGAGTTCCAGCGTCCAATCCTTAGACACAAACCGGAAATCCACCTCGGAACCCAAGATGGTGGCCAACAGCAGCACGGCGATAATCCATTTTCCGTACTTGACCAGTTGCAGCTTGGTGTTCATTTTTGTTACCCCATCGCCTCGAACCACCGGCGAGCGTGGCGCTTAGACTATTCCCTAAGTGCACGATAATAATACCATTATTTTGTTTTATACGTCACTCTTTGTGTATACCTTTGAGGGATAAAAAACGAGCTTCCACGGCCCAATTCCGTCTAAGGTTTTGCTTGTCTTTTGCACTGTGATGATCTTGATTGTCCGGATGCCGCCGGGATCGGGCAGAGCCCGACTTAGATTTAGCGCGGCTCTGCCGCCACATCGTTGCTGAAGTCTGACCAGGCCTCCCCCTGTCGTGAGATCCCGACCGCCCATCAACCGCACCCGTCGCAGCAGACGCCGGGGCGAGCCTTGCAAGGTGGAACGCAGCGCAG
Protein-coding regions in this window:
- the mobF gene encoding MobF family relaxase; the protein is MLSIKALGSAKQAGSYYKDADYYGKDENGEKEAIPSEWVGKGAALMGLEGEVDLKVFQNALEGRLPTGDVLGRSDGNGGLEHKPGWDFTFSAPKSVSIMALMGGDERLMEAHKDAVKTALGYVEDKLVGARNTADGVSQFVRTENLAAATFTHTTSRALDPQLHTHSVILNATLRDDGLWRSIESRKMYDPNVAAGQVYRSELAIKADELGYTVVPGKNGTFELAEVSPELRDLYSKRRKDIEAAAKERGLEGAKAMDQASLMTRDSKQSTTEDVLQDRWSGELKEAGLSVPKIPEAKVELDKAPLERAKDDAIFAYKKLAEREAVFSQGELTKMTLAWGIGHHSIKDVEKAIVDLKQEKVLLHATGIDKDEAYLTTPQALKKERYIVDLVKTGQNELKPISGKGAVKEFGQSLGFTKGQQEAAETILNGKDRVVGVQGYAGTGKTYMLSAVREVAENKGYSVRGFAPTGSASDSLMEGSGIRSQTLASHLFTMAREEEGKGGKGLDQKKLWVVDEGSLVNANQMADLLTFARKEGARVALIGDHAQIGAVEWGKPFAQLVRGGMKTAQMTEIQRQKNSPLLLQAVKDAMIGHAAKAMKNVAGRIHEEADRGALVNRVIDDYAGMSAKDRSETLLMVPDNETRGVVNQGIREKLQQNGELGKDKAEFKALVSLGLTRMEKGSSRGYQKGDLVQFSRDFKTLEVERNDVVKVLRVEGEKVVYQNKEGREVEWRPDKVAGRAKHGVEVYREEEKKLAEGDKIRLTKTDKDRDLKNGAKGEVERMEGSTAIVKFQDGRRMTLDLNKEKHWDHGYASTIVSAQGQTYRSAMALAESWRRNLINQKSFYVGLSRAKEDARIYTDDKAKLSKGIEERTGEKTSALEGRNVSVDKMFAADGLVKETRMEKVTHKVKEIVDKTLGRGKGGPDKGLSL
- the traD gene encoding type IV conjugative transfer system coupling protein TraD, coding for MSIFRGSNIGNFTRGGQTTIHYFRMIWQVVVQFSRLCVILFITTLAVTYWMKTTPIERSLAVGYMEAYVKYEGLKIEDATVSITYPDGRRRAIPAVGFLRNSEIHRALDQSTTALAYGVVFGVLGLAIFGLVVWRFLNSTGEDFANEEFVRGGKLVDPKELTKEIKRSAKTDGLTVARIPIPKESEPAHFLIVGAPGTGKSVTYNEMGEVIRKRGQRAIVYDPSGQMVETFYREGHDVILSPFDARGRAWDVWTECKEDYEFDQLATSFIPDQKSNDPFWATAARIVFAAIARKLADHPQRSNKLLVDKILNTDLDEIIGFLKGTEGASILSEGAEKMASSVRAVLATYTRPLKYLQDGGNTFSIKEWVRNDDGDQWIFITRKDDQKDVVKPLITAWLDTASSAILSMEPCRDRRIWLLIDELPSLNRLPTITDTLAQSRKFGGCGVLGVQSYPQMVSIYGRDEADTLAGMCSTWAVFRFNEERSAKWASLGLGSIEQLETNEGISYGVNDIRDGVSLNRQRHVRPIVLPTEIQFLPDLVGYLKLGRSFPVAQFKLKRKAYKKIAEGFVPRDLRPIPVAVPAAKVESGQIDLIEDAETKATGKPKPNNYVDGALL
- a CDS encoding zincin-like metallopeptidase domain-containing protein, with the translated sequence MAKRDLYQEITSEFLAALKEGTKPWVCPWTSNGFAMPVNGTTGKPYNGMNVLLLAMRARAEGYRSNEWMTFQQGKQQGAFVRKGEKGTTCIFFKPMEKENRDTGEKESYAVMNAFTVFNREQFDGFEAPQAEPTWAPIEDAEAICQAFPIETRHGGDQACYIPSLDIIKMPTREQFAKGEDYYCTRLHEMVHATGHKSRLDRELIGKFGSDAYAFEELVAELGSWMMCSRIGLQGDLQHKSYLAHWIRILDFDKKALFKAATLAQKAHDLCFEYLAEHESKKEEQAA
- a CDS encoding antirestriction protein, with the protein product MSAIAPCLSDAPASVFKFRKTRFPHYLSAYRAEIEQTVFSVMAEWQPQFRGAQWLYLGTDSAGFFMEPVITERVKLFNPRNLGAVRANAATAGMALSLVAFTRLACFTGDPVFYTAYNRLWLDAMDSPFAKDIKRLIA